AGTTTCGCATTGCCAATACAGCCACCGGCGATGTCCGAGAGGTTTTCGAAGAGTCTGTCGCCACCCAATATGAATCCGGTCAGGGCGAAGCTAATTGGAGATATTTTCCGGCAACAAATGAGGCTATTTGGTACTCTGAGCGTGACGATTGGGGTCATCTATACCTCTATGATCTCGCCACCGGCAAGCCGAAACTGCAGATTACGAAGGGTAATTTCGTCGTCACGCGGATAGTCAAGATCGACGATAGATCCAGAACCATATTTTTTGAGGCAAATGGCCGCGAGCAAGGCCGTGACCCATATTTTACGCATTTCTACCGAGTCGGATTTGATGGCAAGGGAATGGCGTTGCTTACGCCGGATGATGGCACCCATCAGGTAACACTATCGCCCGACGGCAAGTACTTCATCGATTCGTACTCAAAAATGAACGTCGCTCCGGTAACGGTCCTTCGCGATATGACCGGAAAGTTGGTCACGACCTTAGAAAAAACCGATGTTTCACGTTTGGCAGCAACGGGTTGGAAACCGCCGACACCGATCACAGTCAAGTCACGCGATGCAAAATGGGATCTATACGGTGTAATGTTTACGCCGACCGATCTGGATCCTGCAAAGAAATATCCGGTAATCAACTATATCTATCCCGGCCCGCAGGGCGGCGGCGTTGGCTCCCGCGCATTTTCAGCTAGCCGTAGCGACCATCAGGCTTTGGCGGAACTGGGGTTTGTCGTAGTCATAATCGACGGCACTTGTAACCCTGACCGGTCTAAGTCATTCCACGACGTCTGTTACGGTAATATGGCCGACAACACGCTTGAGGATCAGATCTCCGGGATGAAGCAGTTAGCTGCAAAATATCCGTATATGGACCTAGATCGCGTAGGTATTTGGGGACACTCAGGCGGTGGATTTGCGACGGCCGCCGCAATGTTTCGATATCCGGATTTCTATAAGGTCGGAATTTCCGAATCGGGCAACCACGAAAACCGCAATTACGAGGATGATTGGGGCGAACGGTACATCGGTCTCGTAGCCGGAGATAATTATGAAAAGCAGGCAAATCAGAACTATGCCAAGAATCTCAAAGGCAAACTGATGCTCGCTCACGGTGCGATGGACGACAATGTGCCCCCATACAACACTTATCTCGTGGTGGATGCCTTGATCAAGGCCAACAAGGATTTTGACCTGGTCATCTTTCCGAATGCCCGCCACGGTTACGGGGGAGATAGTTTTTATATGATGCGGCGGCGTTGGGACTATTTTGTCAAGAACCTGTTGGGTGCCGAACCGCCAAAGGAATACAAGATCACGCCAAAACCTGATCCGCGAATGGCACAATAATTTTTACTTTTGAATACTCCAAGTGCCTCGTCGAACTATTCGGCGGGGCACTTTTCTTTTGCGGTCAGAGCGATGATCAGAGAAATTTCACCGATCTTCGAGCTTTTGGGTTTCGTCTTCACTGTTGTCAAATAGTGAAGTATGCGTCGGGAGAGCTTCAGCGGCGCTTGTATTCATTTCAAGCTGGATCTTTGCGACCGCGTCGCGGGCCTTTTCAATGTCGCGAGCCTGAACTTTCAGAGACAGCACACCTTCATTGTTCGGTATGCCATTCAGCGCGTGCAGCGAACGGGTACGCACCTCGATCTTGGCATTGCGGCTCAAAAAGCCCTTCTTAAAACTGATGTCGAGAATATCTGCAGTGGACAAACGAGCTTCTTTTATTCCCTCCGAGATCAAACCGAGTATTTTCTTTTCGAACTCAAGTACGATGCCGGCGGGCGAGAACTTTGCCACGCCATTGACCTGAGCAATGCCGTGACTGGTCTCTGTCTTAAAAGGAACGCTGATAAAATTGTGCATACTTGACGTCAAGAACTCGAATGTTGGGAGTGTGTCTGATAACCCAAAGGCCTTACTGGCTACGGATTACGCTTCCGACTAAAAAACCGTATAACTCCAACAATACTGATCAACAACCAGAAGAATTCTACTACGAAAGCTGAAAAGTTAAAGCTGAAATACAAAGAAACGAGTATCAGCAGGGCCCCAAAGGCGTTGTAGATCGAATACGCAAGTTGTTCGCTTCGAATACGGCCAAACTGCAGCGATATGTATGTCAAGACAATTGCCGCAACGCCGATCGTCCCGAGTAGGTCGTACCAAGCGTAGGTCATTTCATTCGCACCACAAGGCCTTTCGCCCCGACAGCCCAGGTCGCTTTTTTGCCCTTTGTCTGCACGGCATTGTATTCCGACTTATCTATCGAGAGCCAACTGCCAAGTTGATACGAGGAAGTGTCCGAACCGGTCGAACCGACGGTTACGGCGTGATATTTATCTAAATATGCTATCGCGGAACGGAAGCCGTGCGGGAACTCAGGGCTCTGATACCACGACTTACCGCCGTCGCTTGTAAAGGCGATCTGATTCTTTGCAGCGATCTCCGGTTTTTCGTAATTGCCGCCGACGATCACGCCGTTCTTAGCATCCCGCATAGCGATACCAAAAATACCGCTACCCGACGTGCCCTTGACCATCGGGGTGTCAGCGACCTGCCACGTTTTGCCGCGATCAATGGTCCTAAAAACCCTCGCGTCGCCGCCGCCTGTGACAATAAACGCGTTGTTGTTGCCATGCGTGATAATGCAGGTGCCGCTTGCGGCAAATGCCGCCTCACCGGATCCGGCCGCAGGCATTCCGCCCGTGTCGATCTGCGTCCAGGTCTTTCCGCCGTTCGCGGTTTCGATCAGGTTGAACTTGTCATCGACCGGGTCCGCCATTGCAATGCAATTATTCTTGTCCCAGCACGCCATAGCATCAAAAAATGCTTTTGAGTTCGTATTGGTAAACTGCAGATTCCACGTCGCGCCGCCGTCAGTGGTTTTGTAGATCCGCGATGATCCACCGTTGCCGATACTCAGAATATAGGCCGTATTTGGATCAAACGCCTCGATATCGCGGAAATCAAGTTTCTCAGCGCCGGGAACTATCATCACCGACCAGGTTTTTCCGCCGTCGAGTGTTTTTATCACTGTTCCGCCGGTACCGCTTGCCCATACGACGTTTTCGTTTACGACCGCAAGCCCGCGAAAACTCGCTGTGGTATTCACGGTCTGCTTGATCCATTGTGCCGTGGCGAATTGGGCACTTAAGAGAATGACCAATATGCTAAGTATGGTTTTCATAATTTATCTGACCTAACCGCAGACCAAAGGGGCGACGCAGGTCAAAAAGCGACAACTTGATATGCTGACTTGGCTGGGTGAGGTCAATTTTCTCAATACACCATCCGAGCCTTGACGGTTCCTTTGATCCCTTTCAGTATCTCAAACGCTTCTTTGGACAACTCGTGATCGATGTCCAATATTACGTAACCGATCTGGTCGTTGGTCTTGAGGTACTGGCCGACGATATTGATCCCGGCTTTAGAAAGTCGGGAGTTGATCTGCCCTAATACGCCCGGAATATTCCGGTGAATGTGCAGAATACGATGGGTCGATGCCTGCGGCGGCAAACTCACGGAGGGCACTGTGTGTGAGCCTGCAGAGATACCGAGTTCGAGGTATTTCGTCAGTTTTGAGGTAACGTCGAGCCCGATGTTTGCTTGAGCTTCTTCGGTCGATCCGCCGATATGCGGCGTCAGGATCACGTTCGGCAGGTTTTGTAGAACCGACTCGAACGGATCACCGTTCTTTTCCGGCTCGATCGGAAACACATCGACTGCGGCTCCGATTATCTTTCCGGCCTTGATCGCTTTTTGAAGAGCTTCAATATCGACCACATCGCCGCGGCTGTGGTTGATCAGAATGCTGCCTCTACTCATTTGCTTGAGAGTTTCGGCATTTATCATATTTCGCGTCGTCTCATCAGACGGCACGTGGAGCGTGACGATATTCGACCGTTTCAGCAGGTCCTTTAATTCGCGTACAGATTTTGCATTACCGAGCGGCAGTTTGGTTGCGATATCGTAATAGATCACCTGCATCCCCATCGCCTCAGCCATCGTCGATACCTGCGAACCGATATTGCCATAGCCAATGATGCCAAGCGTTTTGCCGCGAAGTTCGAAGCTGCCTTTAGCGTCTTTCAGCCATTCGCCACGATGTGCGGCAGCATTTTTATCCGCGATCTTTCGGATAAGCATTACGCTGAGCCCGATTATCAGTTCGGCCACTGACCTTGTATTTGCGTGCGGTGCATTAAAAACAGCAACGCCGTTTTCCGTGGCGGTGTTGAGGTCTACCTGATTTACACCGATACAAAAACAACCGATCGCCACGAGCTTATCCGCCGCCTCCAAGACATTTTTGGTGATCCGCGTCTTTGACCTTATACCTAGCAAATGAACGCCGCTAACGGCCTTAATAAGCTCACTCTCGCTCAATGCTCCGTTAATTCGTTGTATCTCAAAGTATCCGCCGTGATTCAACTCATCAACGGCGGCGTCAGAGATGTTCTCAAGCAAAAGTATCTTGATCTTGTAACGGGGATATGATGTTTGGGCAGATTTCATTTTGTAAAAAATATGGCCAATTGTCAGAGTGGTTCCGACAATTGGCCACCACTTACTGACAACCGATCTACATATGTATCGTCATGTCGTGCACACCCTCGGCGGCTTCCATAACTGCTTCGGAAACGGTCGGGTGGGCGTGAATAACGCGTCCTAGTTCGTCGGCCGTCGTCTCGAGCGACATTGCTACGCAGGCCTCGGCCAGCAGTTCGGTCGCGTGCGGACCAATGATGTGGACGCCGAGGACCTCGTCATATTTCTTCTCTGACACGATCTTTACGAAACCGTCAGTTTCGCCGAGGATGCGAGCCTTGCCCGATGCCGAGAAAGGGAATTTGCCGACCTTGACGTCATAACCGGCTTCTTTCGCCTTTGCTTCGGTCAGGCCGACGCTGGCGACTTCGGGATCACAATATGTGCAGTTCGGGACGAGGTTTTGCTTAATCGGCTCTACCTTTTTGCCCGCGATCTTTTCAACGACCAGAATGCCTTCTTTCGAAGCGAGATGAGCGAGCCAAGCCGTATCAATAACGTCACCGATGGCGTAAACATTGGGTTCGTCGGTCTCGCAATATTCGTTCACCTTGATCGTACCGCGCGGATTGACGACGGCCTTGGTCTTATCCAAACCGATATTCTCGATCAACGGCATACGGCCGACGGCGACAAGTAGCATTTCGGCTTCGAACGTAACTTCATCGCCTTTCGCGTTTTTACCGGAGACCTTGATGCCTTTTTTGTCCTTGGTGAGTTTATCGAGCTTAACGCCAGTCTCACATCGAATGCCTTGCTTCTTAAAGGCTCGAGCAAGTTCCTTAGAAACGTCCGCGTCTTCGATCGGCACTATCCGATCCATTAATTCGACCACGGTAGTCTCGCATCCGAAACGGTGATAGACGCTCGCAAATTCGACGCCGACGGCGCCCGAACCCATCACGACCATCGATTTCGGCACTCTATCGAGTTCCAGTATGTGGTCAGAATTGACGACCTGCTTTCCGTCGGTTTCAAATCCGGGGATCGGTCGAACGACGGAACCGGTTGCTATAATAATGTTCTTGGTGTCGATCGTCTGTTTGTTGCCGTCTGCGGAGGTCACCTCGACCTTGCCTTTACCGGCGATCTTTCCAAAGCCATTGAAAACCGTGACCTTGTTCTTTTTCATCAAGTAGGTCACGCCCGCGGCATTTTTGTCGACGATATTCGATTTGTATTTCTGGATCCCGGCCCAGTCAAAACTGAGGCCTGTGACCTTCAAACCAAAATCTTCGAAATGACCCGCTTTCTGATATAGATGGGCTGCGTTCAATAGTGCCTTGGTCGGTATACAGCCACGCAGGCCGCATGTGCCGCCAAGTTTCGCGTCCTTTTCCTTTTCGATGATGGCTACCTTGAGTCCAAGTTGTGCCCCGCGGACCGCGGCAACGTATCCGCCCGGCCCTGCTCCGATAATAGTGATGTCAAATTGTTCTGCCAATGTAGTTAACCTCTATGTAGATAATGAAAAATTGCGTAAAGGACATTATAAGGCTTTCGAGAACTGCAGGCTAGTTAATTACTTTAGATTTGCGATAGACTGACCTCAGTATGATCCATTCAGACGAATTTCTGTCGATCGTCAACGACGCAAAGTCTCGAATTCGTGAGTTGACCGTGCCGGAGGCTCAGGAACGAGTCGCCGTCGGAGCCAAACTCATAGACGTCCGCGAAGATAGCGAATGGTCCGAGCACGCGAGCGGTGCGATACACATCGGGCGCGGTGTGATCGAGCGCGATATAGTTAGCGAGATCCCGGATAAATCGACCGAGATCATTCTGTATTGCGGCGGCGGTTACCGTTCGGCACTGGCGGCGGATATGCTGCAGAAGATGGGATATTCCAATGTGTGGTCAATGGACGGCGGCTGGAAGGCGTGGAAGGATGCCGGAGCACCTTTTGAAATGGAGATACCTTTCTAATGAATAACGATCAACGAGACAATGAATTTGACCCGAGAGCCCGCACCCGTGAGATCCGGGCGGAGTTTGCCGCACGAGGCGACGTCATCGGATGGTTTGAGGCTCTTTACACGGAAGCGGCGGGGGACAATACCAAAATTCCGTGGGGCGATCTTGTGCCAAATCCGTACTTAAGGGCGTGGGCAGAATCTACGGGCTTAAAGGGAGACGGTCGCAAGGCACTTGTCATAGGATGCGGCCTTGGCGATGACGCGAAATATCTGTACGATCTCGGATTTAAGGTTACGGCTTTCGACGTTTCGCCAACAGCGATCGAATGGGCAAAGCGTATCCATTCCGATACGGACATTAAATTTGAGAATGCCAATCTTTTTGATCCGTCCCGTGATTGGATCGGCGCATTTGATTTTGTGCTGGAGGTCTATACGATCCAACCGCTCCCGCTCGATCTGCGTCCGAAAGTGGTCGATGCGATATCGGCATTTGTGGGAGATGATGGAGAGCTTCTGGTGGTCACGCGTGGCCGCGAAGATGATGTCGAACCGGACGAATTGCCCTGGCCGATGTCCCGTAAGGATCTTTCCCGCTTTGAATCGAACGGTCTCGTTCAAACCGATTTTGTCCAGATGCCGGGCGAAGAAGACGAACCGCCGCGATTCGTGGTCACATATAGACGCAATTCTATGCCCGAGTAGTTAAATTGTTCAATTATTGTCGCCGATCGCCGCGATTGCTATCAAGGCGAGGCACGTTATTTGCACGTTACTATTAGCGGAGTCCTTTTATCGGCATTTGCTCTAAGTTGAGTGAAAAATTACACGATTACTCTGCAAAATCGGTAAAATATACGCACGTACAGGAGAACCGGACTTATGCAATTCAAGCAATTCTATCTTGGCTGTTTATCCCACGCATCGTACTATCTCGGTTCGGA
This is a stretch of genomic DNA from Chloracidobacterium sp.. It encodes these proteins:
- a CDS encoding glycosyl hydrolase, translating into MKTILSILVILLSAQFATAQWIKQTVNTTASFRGLAVVNENVVWASGTGGTVIKTLDGGKTWSVMIVPGAEKLDFRDIEAFDPNTAYILSIGNGGSSRIYKTTDGGATWNLQFTNTNSKAFFDAMACWDKNNCIAMADPVDDKFNLIETANGGKTWTQIDTGGMPAAGSGEAAFAASGTCIITHGNNNAFIVTGGGDARVFRTIDRGKTWQVADTPMVKGTSGSGIFGIAMRDAKNGVIVGGNYEKPEIAAKNQIAFTSDGGKSWYQSPEFPHGFRSAIAYLDKYHAVTVGSTGSDTSSYQLGSWLSIDKSEYNAVQTKGKKATWAVGAKGLVVRMK
- the lpdA gene encoding dihydrolipoyl dehydrogenase; translation: MAEQFDITIIGAGPGGYVAAVRGAQLGLKVAIIEKEKDAKLGGTCGLRGCIPTKALLNAAHLYQKAGHFEDFGLKVTGLSFDWAGIQKYKSNIVDKNAAGVTYLMKKNKVTVFNGFGKIAGKGKVEVTSADGNKQTIDTKNIIIATGSVVRPIPGFETDGKQVVNSDHILELDRVPKSMVVMGSGAVGVEFASVYHRFGCETTVVELMDRIVPIEDADVSKELARAFKKQGIRCETGVKLDKLTKDKKGIKVSGKNAKGDEVTFEAEMLLVAVGRMPLIENIGLDKTKAVVNPRGTIKVNEYCETDEPNVYAIGDVIDTAWLAHLASKEGILVVEKIAGKKVEPIKQNLVPNCTYCDPEVASVGLTEAKAKEAGYDVKVGKFPFSASGKARILGETDGFVKIVSEKKYDEVLGVHIIGPHATELLAEACVAMSLETTADELGRVIHAHPTVSEAVMEAAEGVHDMTIHM
- the serA gene encoding phosphoglycerate dehydrogenase — encoded protein: MKSAQTSYPRYKIKILLLENISDAAVDELNHGGYFEIQRINGALSESELIKAVSGVHLLGIRSKTRITKNVLEAADKLVAIGCFCIGVNQVDLNTATENGVAVFNAPHANTRSVAELIIGLSVMLIRKIADKNAAAHRGEWLKDAKGSFELRGKTLGIIGYGNIGSQVSTMAEAMGMQVIYYDIATKLPLGNAKSVRELKDLLKRSNIVTLHVPSDETTRNMINAETLKQMSRGSILINHSRGDVVDIEALQKAIKAGKIIGAAVDVFPIEPEKNGDPFESVLQNLPNVILTPHIGGSTEEAQANIGLDVTSKLTKYLELGISAGSHTVPSVSLPPQASTHRILHIHRNIPGVLGQINSRLSKAGINIVGQYLKTNDQIGYVILDIDHELSKEAFEILKGIKGTVKARMVY
- a CDS encoding class I SAM-dependent methyltransferase, which codes for MNNDQRDNEFDPRARTREIRAEFAARGDVIGWFEALYTEAAGDNTKIPWGDLVPNPYLRAWAESTGLKGDGRKALVIGCGLGDDAKYLYDLGFKVTAFDVSPTAIEWAKRIHSDTDIKFENANLFDPSRDWIGAFDFVLEVYTIQPLPLDLRPKVVDAISAFVGDDGELLVVTRGREDDVEPDELPWPMSRKDLSRFESNGLVQTDFVQMPGEEDEPPRFVVTYRRNSMPE
- a CDS encoding DPP IV N-terminal domain-containing protein; its protein translation is MKKISIVALFIFSIAISATAQKTVFTNEDYARAERMLSSGTAPFVDRSGVRPTFLPDGRFWYRVMTATGSEYVIVDPSDGSRKSAAKLADLGITAAAGAGGFGGRFGGGTAVSSPDGTKQVYIKEWNLWVKDVATGKEKQLTTDGVKDFGYATDNAGWKHSERAIVLWSPDSKKVATFQQDQRNVSDMYLASTNVGAPRLEAWKYPLPVDKEIIKIHRIVLDVESGKMIRFKMAPDDRRGTLCDDIACDGTFGDNEWSEDGSSLAFVSSSRDHKSAKFRIANTATGDVREVFEESVATQYESGQGEANWRYFPATNEAIWYSERDDWGHLYLYDLATGKPKLQITKGNFVVTRIVKIDDRSRTIFFEANGREQGRDPYFTHFYRVGFDGKGMALLTPDDGTHQVTLSPDGKYFIDSYSKMNVAPVTVLRDMTGKLVTTLEKTDVSRLAATGWKPPTPITVKSRDAKWDLYGVMFTPTDLDPAKKYPVINYIYPGPQGGGVGSRAFSASRSDHQALAELGFVVVIIDGTCNPDRSKSFHDVCYGNMADNTLEDQISGMKQLAAKYPYMDLDRVGIWGHSGGGFATAAAMFRYPDFYKVGISESGNHENRNYEDDWGERYIGLVAGDNYEKQANQNYAKNLKGKLMLAHGAMDDNVPPYNTYLVVDALIKANKDFDLVIFPNARHGYGGDSFYMMRRRWDYFVKNLLGAEPPKEYKITPKPDPRMAQ
- a CDS encoding sulfurtransferase yields the protein MIHSDEFLSIVNDAKSRIRELTVPEAQERVAVGAKLIDVREDSEWSEHASGAIHIGRGVIERDIVSEIPDKSTEIILYCGGGYRSALAADMLQKMGYSNVWSMDGGWKAWKDAGAPFEMEIPF